One window from the genome of Bacillota bacterium encodes:
- the selB gene encoding selenocysteine-specific translation elongation factor yields MKYLVIGTAGHVDHGKTQLIKALTGIDTDRLREEKERGISIELGFAYMDLPDGRRAGIVDVPGHERFVKHMLAGIGGIDLVLLVIAADEGVMPQTREHMDIIGLLDIERGIVVLNKVDLVDPDWLELVEEDVRNFLDGTVLEDAPVMRVSALTGAGLPALREAIVAQTGGLRDRTGAGQARLPIDRVFSIVGFGTVVTGTLASGALKIGDPVEVLPRRLVSRVRSLQVHNQKVQKAGSGQRVAVNLVGLETQEINRGDVLAAAGLFKPTRRVDVRLFLLGNAPRPLKNRARVRFHLGAAEIMGRVLLLDRDELAPGEECYAQVILEAQSVADRGDRFVIRSYSPMRTIGGGRVIDANPPRHKRNQPHVLERLATLEKGNPGELISQFLQGGPAPLNENEVAQGTGLEPETTAAVCRELEAGGVLRRLPGAGFLAHTDDYRRWERAVTGILKDYHGRYPLREGHPREELRSRAFSGFSTARFQDFLAALETDGVVTLYPQSIAFREFAERELPEKARKTLTELEGLFRAGGMQPPATIQALEKLGLPDPEGQEYLHHLIRGGTLVRVDNEWCFHSEAVEEARRRIANYLADHEGLSVGEARNLLGTSRRYTLPLLEHFDRTRYTKRVGDLRFLVKK; encoded by the coding sequence ATGAAGTACCTGGTCATCGGGACGGCGGGTCACGTCGACCACGGGAAAACCCAGCTCATCAAGGCACTCACCGGCATCGACACCGACCGCCTCCGGGAGGAAAAGGAGCGCGGGATCTCCATTGAATTGGGGTTCGCCTACATGGACCTCCCGGACGGGAGGCGGGCCGGCATTGTGGACGTACCCGGACATGAACGTTTTGTGAAACACATGCTGGCGGGAATCGGCGGCATCGACCTGGTACTGCTGGTGATCGCCGCCGACGAGGGGGTCATGCCCCAGACCCGTGAACACATGGACATTATTGGGCTTCTGGATATTGAGCGCGGCATCGTGGTGCTGAACAAGGTCGACCTGGTGGATCCGGACTGGCTGGAACTGGTGGAGGAAGACGTCCGCAACTTCCTGGACGGCACCGTGCTGGAGGACGCGCCGGTAATGCGGGTGTCGGCGCTGACCGGGGCGGGGCTGCCCGCCCTCCGGGAGGCGATCGTCGCGCAGACGGGCGGCCTGCGGGACCGGACCGGAGCGGGCCAGGCGCGCCTGCCGATCGACCGGGTCTTTTCGATCGTCGGATTCGGCACGGTGGTGACGGGCACCCTGGCGTCCGGCGCGCTGAAAATCGGGGACCCGGTCGAAGTGCTGCCGCGGCGCCTGGTTTCGCGGGTGCGCTCGCTCCAGGTGCATAATCAGAAGGTGCAGAAGGCCGGCTCCGGGCAACGGGTGGCGGTGAATCTGGTCGGCCTGGAGACCCAGGAGATCAACCGGGGGGACGTTCTGGCCGCGGCCGGCCTTTTCAAACCGACCCGGCGGGTGGACGTGCGGCTGTTTTTGCTGGGCAACGCGCCCCGGCCGCTCAAAAACAGGGCCCGGGTGCGTTTCCACCTGGGCGCGGCCGAAATCATGGGCCGCGTGCTGCTCTTGGACCGGGATGAATTGGCGCCGGGGGAGGAGTGCTACGCGCAAGTCATCCTGGAGGCCCAATCTGTCGCCGACCGGGGAGACCGGTTCGTGATCCGCTCCTACTCTCCGATGCGCACCATCGGCGGCGGGCGGGTGATCGACGCCAACCCGCCGCGGCACAAACGGAACCAGCCGCACGTGCTGGAGCGGTTGGCCACTCTCGAAAAAGGGAATCCGGGCGAGTTGATCAGCCAGTTTTTGCAGGGCGGCCCCGCGCCCCTCAACGAGAACGAAGTGGCCCAGGGCACGGGACTTGAGCCGGAGACGACCGCGGCCGTATGCCGGGAACTGGAGGCGGGGGGAGTCTTGCGCCGGCTGCCGGGCGCCGGGTTTTTGGCCCACACGGATGATTACCGGCGTTGGGAGCGGGCCGTGACCGGGATACTCAAGGACTACCACGGGCGCTACCCGCTGCGGGAGGGCCACCCTCGGGAGGAACTCCGTTCCCGGGCGTTCTCCGGATTCAGCACGGCCAGGTTCCAGGACTTCCTGGCGGCGCTGGAAACCGACGGCGTGGTGACCCTCTACCCGCAGAGCATCGCCTTCCGGGAGTTCGCCGAGCGGGAACTGCCGGAGAAAGCCAGGAAAACGCTGACGGAGCTGGAAGGCCTGTTCCGCGCCGGCGGGATGCAGCCGCCGGCCACTATTCAGGCTTTGGAGAAACTGGGGCTCCCGGATCCGGAAGGTCAGGAGTACCTGCATCACCTGATCCGGGGCGGAACGCTGGTCAGGGTCGACAATGAGTGGTGTTTTCACTCCGAGGCGGTGGAGGAAGCCAGAAGGCGGATCGCGAACTACCTGGCGGACCACGAGGGCCTCTCGGTGGGGGAGGCGCGAAACCTTTTGGGGACGTCCCGCCGGTACACTCTGCCGCTCCTGGAGCACTTTGACCGGACCCGGTACACGAAGCGGGTGGGGGACTTGCGCTTTCTGGTGAAGAAATGA